In a genomic window of beta proteobacterium MWH-UniP1:
- the pyk gene encoding pyruvate kinase, with amino-acid sequence MPDQLAVALPRATKIVATLGPATSSSEMIERLIAAGVNVVRLNFSHGSAQDHLQRAAIVRAAAEKLGRDVGILVDLQGPKIRVGKFSEGRVNLAAGDTFTFDTACTLGDQHRVGLDYPELVNDVAPGDTLLLNDGQISMRVNEVTASTIVCTVLEGGVLSDRKGINRQGGGLSAPALTDKDIEDIQTAAAMEADFLAVSFPKGAADMLQARSILKKAGGRAALVAKIERVEAIDNLQEIIDASDVIMVARGDLAVEVGDAAVPALQKRMIRMARESNRVTITATQMMESMISSPVPTRAEVSDVANAVLDGSDAVMLSAETAAGSYPVQTVQAMARVCLEAEKSAQIALESDFLNRTFDRVDQSIAMASLFTARHLQVKAIAALTESGSTALWLSRLNSGVPIYALTPAKASRQKMALYRDVTPVFFDYNSREREEVLREAEQRLVDEGILSAGDLLVITIGEPIGQSGGTNTMKIVRVTASPRSGSKAISNLNLDLQPPIQPR; translated from the coding sequence ATGCCTGATCAACTCGCAGTGGCCCTGCCGCGTGCAACGAAGATTGTTGCGACGCTGGGCCCTGCGACTTCTTCTTCCGAGATGATCGAGCGGCTTATTGCCGCCGGGGTCAATGTGGTGCGCCTGAATTTTTCGCACGGCTCAGCCCAGGATCATTTGCAGCGTGCAGCGATCGTGCGTGCCGCAGCAGAAAAGCTGGGCCGAGATGTGGGCATTCTGGTGGACCTTCAGGGCCCAAAGATTCGTGTGGGCAAATTCTCCGAAGGCCGTGTGAACCTGGCGGCGGGCGACACCTTTACCTTTGACACCGCCTGCACCCTGGGGGATCAGCATCGCGTTGGGCTGGACTACCCCGAGCTTGTGAACGACGTGGCGCCTGGTGATACCTTGCTGCTCAATGACGGGCAGATCTCCATGCGGGTCAATGAAGTGACCGCAAGCACCATTGTCTGCACCGTGCTCGAGGGCGGCGTGCTGTCTGATCGCAAGGGCATCAATCGCCAGGGTGGTGGCTTGTCTGCACCAGCATTGACCGATAAAGACATTGAGGACATCCAAACAGCCGCTGCAATGGAGGCTGATTTTCTGGCCGTGTCTTTTCCCAAGGGGGCTGCCGATATGCTGCAGGCCCGATCAATTCTAAAAAAAGCTGGTGGCCGCGCAGCCCTAGTGGCAAAGATTGAGCGTGTCGAAGCCATCGACAATCTGCAAGAAATTATTGATGCCTCCGACGTCATCATGGTGGCCCGCGGTGATCTAGCAGTGGAGGTGGGGGATGCAGCCGTGCCCGCCTTGCAAAAACGGATGATCCGCATGGCCCGTGAATCCAATCGGGTCACGATCACGGCCACCCAGATGATGGAGTCCATGATCTCATCGCCTGTGCCCACCCGTGCCGAAGTCTCCGATGTGGCCAATGCGGTGTTGGACGGTTCCGATGCCGTCATGCTCTCGGCAGAAACAGCGGCGGGCAGTTACCCCGTGCAGACGGTGCAGGCCATGGCCCGCGTTTGTCTTGAAGCAGAAAAGTCGGCCCAGATCGCGCTGGAATCAGATTTTCTAAACCGCACCTTTGACCGTGTCGATCAGTCGATTGCCATGGCATCCCTTTTTACCGCGCGGCACTTACAGGTGAAAGCCATTGCCGCGCTCACCGAGTCGGGCTCGACGGCCTTGTGGCTGTCCCGCCTGAATTCTGGTGTGCCGATTTATGCATTGACGCCCGCAAAGGCCAGCCGCCAGAAGATGGCGCTCTATCGCGACGTCACGCCCGTGTTTTTTGATTACAACTCCCGAGAGCGTGAAGAAGTGCTTCGCGAAGCCGAGCAGCGCTTGGTCGATGAGGGGATTTTGAGTGCCGGCGATCTTTTGGTGATCACGATTGGCGAGCCCATTGGTCAGTCGGGCGGCACGAACACCATGAAGATTGTTCGGGTGACGGCATCCCCACGATCCGGCAGCAAAGCGATTTCAAATCTCAATTTAGATTTACAACCTCCCATTCAACCCCGATAA
- the fba gene encoding class II fructose-bisphosphate aldolase (catalyzes the reversible aldol condensation of dihydroxyacetonephosphate and glyceraldehyde 3-phosphate in the Calvin cycle, glycolysis, and/or gluconeogenesis) codes for MPLVSMRQLLDHAAENGYGIPAFNVNNLEQVQAIMAAAAECDAPVIMQASAGARKYAGEAFLKHLIQAAVETYPSIPIVMHQDHGQSPDVCQGAIALGFSSVMMDGSLEADGKTIASYDYNVDVTKKVVEMAHATGVSVEGELGCLGSLETMKGDKEDGHGTDSTMTHDQLLTDPEQAADFVKRTQLDALAIAIGTSHGAYKFTRKPTGDILAIDRIKEINKRIPNTHLVMHGSSSVPQELLAEIRQFGGDMKETYGVPVEEIQEAIKHGVRKVNIDTDIRLAMTAAVRRYLFENPSKFDPRDFLKPAREAAKKICMDRYRQFNTAGQASKIKPVPLSEIANRYKSGALAQMVK; via the coding sequence ATGCCCTTGGTATCCATGCGACAACTCTTAGACCATGCTGCAGAAAATGGTTATGGAATCCCAGCGTTTAACGTGAACAATCTGGAGCAGGTGCAGGCCATCATGGCAGCCGCAGCAGAATGCGATGCGCCGGTCATCATGCAGGCATCCGCTGGTGCCCGTAAATACGCAGGCGAAGCCTTTTTGAAGCATTTGATTCAGGCGGCCGTAGAAACTTATCCATCGATTCCTATCGTGATGCACCAGGACCACGGCCAAAGCCCCGATGTCTGTCAGGGCGCGATCGCCTTGGGTTTTTCCAGTGTGATGATGGATGGTTCGCTTGAAGCGGACGGCAAGACTATTGCCAGCTATGACTACAACGTTGATGTCACCAAAAAGGTTGTCGAGATGGCCCATGCCACGGGCGTGTCCGTCGAAGGCGAACTGGGCTGCCTGGGTTCTTTGGAAACCATGAAGGGCGATAAAGAAGATGGCCACGGCACCGATTCCACCATGACCCATGATCAGCTTCTGACCGACCCGGAACAGGCGGCTGATTTTGTGAAGCGCACCCAGCTAGATGCCTTGGCGATTGCGATTGGCACGAGCCATGGCGCTTATAAATTCACCCGCAAGCCCACCGGTGACATCCTGGCCATTGATCGCATCAAAGAGATCAACAAGCGCATCCCGAACACCCACCTGGTGATGCACGGGTCCTCTTCTGTGCCCCAGGAATTGCTGGCTGAGATCCGTCAGTTTGGCGGCGACATGAAAGAGACCTATGGTGTGCCGGTGGAAGAGATCCAAGAGGCGATCAAGCACGGCGTTCGTAAAGTCAACATCGATACCGATATCCGCTTGGCCATGACGGCAGCGGTGCGTCGTTACTTGTTTGAAAACCCGTCGAAGTTTGATCCACGCGATTTTCTAAAACCAGCCCGTGAGGCAGCCAAGAAGATCTGTATGGATCGCTATCGTCAATTCAACACCGCTGGCCAGGCCAGCAAAATCAAGCCGGTTCCGCTTTCTGAAATTGCGAACCGTTATAAGTCGGGCGCTCTTGCCCAGATGGTCAAGTGA
- the purE gene encoding 5-(carboxyamino)imidazole ribonucleotide mutase, producing the protein MGSQSDWDVMKHAVAILDQFGIPHEARVVSAHRMPDTLYAYAEAAQARGLRGIIAGAGGAAHLPGMLAAKTTVPVFGVPVPSKYLRGEDSLYSIVQMPKGIPVATFAIGEAGAANAALHLIATLACEDEVLRDRLAAFRAQQTQDAQSMNATLGHA; encoded by the coding sequence ATGGGGTCCCAGTCGGACTGGGACGTGATGAAACACGCAGTGGCGATATTGGATCAGTTCGGCATTCCGCACGAGGCCCGTGTGGTCTCAGCCCATCGCATGCCGGATACGCTGTATGCCTACGCCGAAGCGGCACAGGCCCGGGGCCTGCGCGGCATTATTGCCGGCGCTGGCGGTGCCGCGCACCTGCCTGGCATGCTGGCTGCGAAAACCACAGTGCCTGTCTTTGGGGTGCCGGTGCCGTCGAAATATCTGCGCGGGGAGGATTCCTTGTATTCGATTGTTCAGATGCCCAAAGGCATTCCCGTGGCGACATTTGCGATTGGTGAGGCGGGTGCTGCCAATGCGGCCTTGCACTTGATTGCAACATTGGCTTGTGAAGATGAGGTGCTGCGGGATCGGCTGGCGGCTTTCCGCGCTCAGCAGACCCAGGATGCACAGTCCATGAACGCAACCCTTGGTCACGCATGA
- a CDS encoding 5-(carboxyamino)imidazole ribonucleotide synthase → MIGLMGGGQLGRMMIQAAHRLGQQVIVLDPDANGPAAQIADQVVAADYTDFQALATLAEKAKVFTTEFENVPAESLRFLAKYGKTMPDANSVGIAQDRIDEKRFIASTGVDVAPYAVITRAEDFDDLPEGLFPGILKSARLGYDGKGQHKVHTAAEARSAWQSMGNVPCVLEKMLPLEREISVICARDRDGNIQVFPVGENTHRHGILAVTRVPARISQGLEERARAAAHSIIGALGYVGVLCVEFFVLSGNRLVANEMAPRPHNSGHYTIEACTTSQFEEQVRICAGLPLGATDLKSPAVMLNVLGDSWFKSSSEPIEPDWEAVRAQRGVYLHLYGKAEPRRGRKMAHVTCLGESIEQACQRARVVADILGLDVGNALI, encoded by the coding sequence ATGATTGGTCTGATGGGGGGCGGCCAGCTTGGCCGCATGATGATTCAGGCTGCCCATCGTCTGGGCCAGCAGGTCATCGTTCTTGATCCCGATGCAAACGGACCAGCCGCCCAAATTGCTGATCAGGTGGTTGCGGCGGATTACACGGACTTCCAAGCCCTGGCAACGCTGGCTGAAAAAGCGAAGGTATTCACCACCGAGTTTGAAAATGTTCCGGCGGAGTCGCTTCGGTTTTTGGCCAAGTACGGCAAGACCATGCCAGACGCCAATAGTGTTGGTATTGCCCAAGACCGTATTGATGAGAAGCGGTTTATTGCATCAACGGGTGTCGATGTCGCACCCTACGCGGTGATCACACGCGCCGAAGATTTTGATGATCTTCCTGAAGGCCTATTCCCCGGTATTTTGAAATCTGCACGGCTGGGCTATGACGGCAAGGGTCAACACAAGGTTCACACCGCTGCCGAAGCACGCAGCGCCTGGCAGTCCATGGGCAATGTTCCTTGTGTGTTGGAAAAGATGTTGCCACTCGAGCGCGAGATCTCGGTGATCTGTGCCCGCGATCGCGACGGAAATATTCAGGTCTTTCCGGTGGGCGAAAACACCCATCGCCACGGCATCTTGGCGGTAACCCGGGTGCCCGCAAGAATTTCTCAAGGTTTAGAAGAGCGCGCCCGTGCGGCAGCCCATTCGATTATTGGTGCGCTGGGGTATGTGGGCGTCTTGTGTGTGGAATTCTTTGTGTTGTCGGGCAATCGCTTGGTCGCCAACGAGATGGCTCCACGGCCACACAACAGTGGCCATTACACCATTGAGGCTTGCACGACCAGTCAGTTTGAAGAGCAGGTCAGAATCTGCGCGGGCTTACCTTTGGGGGCTACCGATCTGAAGTCGCCAGCCGTCATGCTCAATGTGCTGGGTGACAGTTGGTTCAAATCATCCAGCGAACCCATTGAACCCGATTGGGAAGCGGTCCGTGCGCAGCGCGGTGTCTATCTGCATCTCTACGGCAAGGCTGAGCCGCGTCGTGGCCGCAAGATGGCCCATGTCACGTGCTTGGGTGAGTCGATTGAGCAGGCCTGTCAGCGGGCCCGAGTCGTGGCTGACATTCTGGGTTTGGATGTTGGCAACGCGCTCATCTGA
- a CDS encoding L-threonylcarbamoyladenylate synthase, whose protein sequence is MAKPQSVNPCLLSTAAELLALGHLVAFPTETVYGLGADGLNPKAVAKIFQAKGRPADHPVILHVADVTKAKSLALNWPAVADQLAQAFWPGPMTLILKRAAHVPDAVTGGQESVGVRIPSHPVALTLLREFSGIGSGVIAAPSANRFGAISPTRAIDVANSIGDRLGPHDLILDGGDCQVGVESTIVDLSGDAPRILRPGGIGRQAIEDVIGQMTSATGNAPRVSGALASHYAPQAKTMLIDAARVVETINKHHLEQPTLKIGGLLIRATLPQEIAGNLQLHIKAMPADPAAYAHDLYAALNDLDRQGLDLIVIEAPAHTPEWEAVLDRLKRATYSTSK, encoded by the coding sequence ATGGCCAAACCACAATCGGTCAACCCCTGTCTGCTATCAACCGCAGCTGAGCTGCTGGCCCTTGGCCATTTGGTGGCCTTTCCGACCGAGACCGTTTATGGCCTGGGGGCAGATGGATTAAATCCAAAGGCTGTGGCGAAGATTTTCCAAGCCAAGGGCCGGCCTGCAGATCACCCCGTGATTTTGCATGTAGCCGATGTCACCAAGGCCAAGAGCCTGGCGCTAAATTGGCCTGCCGTTGCTGATCAGTTGGCCCAGGCCTTTTGGCCGGGACCAATGACATTAATTTTGAAGCGGGCCGCCCATGTGCCCGATGCCGTGACGGGTGGGCAGGAGTCGGTCGGGGTTCGCATTCCTTCCCATCCGGTGGCACTCACACTGTTGCGTGAGTTTTCAGGAATCGGTAGCGGTGTGATTGCGGCCCCATCGGCCAATCGATTTGGTGCGATTAGTCCGACACGTGCCATTGATGTGGCCAACAGCATCGGTGATCGTCTTGGGCCCCATGATTTGATTTTGGATGGTGGTGATTGTCAGGTGGGCGTGGAATCCACAATCGTTGATCTGAGTGGTGATGCCCCAAGAATTCTTCGGCCCGGTGGTATTGGCCGCCAGGCGATTGAAGACGTGATTGGCCAGATGACATCGGCCACTGGCAATGCGCCGCGTGTTTCGGGTGCCTTGGCCTCGCACTACGCACCGCAAGCCAAGACTATGTTGATCGACGCGGCACGGGTGGTGGAGACAATCAACAAGCACCACCTTGAGCAGCCCACGTTAAAAATTGGCGGCCTGCTGATTCGCGCAACATTGCCGCAAGAAATAGCAGGCAATCTCCAGCTTCATATCAAAGCCATGCCGGCCGATCCTGCCGCCTATGCCCATGATCTTTATGCCGCACTCAACGATTTGGATCGCCAGGGTTTAGATCTGATTGTGATCGAGGCCCCCGCCCACACGCCCGAGTGGGAAGCAGTCTTGGATCGATTAAAGCGCGCGACGTACTCAACGTCGAAGTAA
- a CDS encoding HIT family protein produces MSILDVLMKSPANERSSMPQPDCSLCTTDGDRLIWRGAFWRVVSVDDPNYPGYLRLIVNRHVAEFSELAAPEQQQLFKLLVAIETRMRELINPDKINIASLGNQVPHQHWHIIPRWKDDPCFPNSIWTAPTNASPAADVLAQRQQAADALFAELPALCPKTIY; encoded by the coding sequence ATGTCGATCTTAGATGTCTTGATGAAATCGCCGGCCAATGAGCGCTCCTCCATGCCGCAGCCGGATTGCTCCTTGTGCACCACCGATGGTGACCGGCTGATCTGGCGCGGTGCCTTCTGGCGTGTGGTCTCGGTAGATGATCCCAACTACCCCGGCTATCTGCGACTGATTGTGAATCGGCATGTGGCCGAGTTCAGCGAATTGGCTGCGCCAGAGCAGCAGCAACTCTTTAAGCTATTGGTCGCCATTGAGACCCGCATGCGTGAGTTGATCAACCCAGACAAAATCAACATCGCCAGTCTTGGCAACCAGGTGCCCCACCAGCACTGGCATATTATTCCGCGCTGGAAAGACGACCCCTGCTTTCCCAATAGCATCTGGACTGCTCCCACCAACGCATCCCCTGCGGCAGATGTTCTAGCCCAGCGCCAGCAAGCGGCCGACGCGCTCTTTGCAGAACTACCAGCACTCTGCCCAAAGACGATCTATTAA
- a CDS encoding YeeE/YedE family protein: protein MYRLTLISPAILGWLAVTWIAGLRAGFLLILGLGFGAALSASRFGFTTGWRNLMVNKDPWGMIGQMVMMVLCALLAFPLLNSYSSEIVGAVAPITWSLLIGALLFGFAMQLADGCGSGTLYKAGASSPTSWVVLPAFIIGSFVGASHQAGWASLGGPLEFAGLQEEAAAVDFIELYGVQNALIITLIGCALVTAVSLIYANRASRKRGKSLPAVPQRWLWGALVIAILYAMHLIVAGQPWGIVYGLGLWGAKAVSAVGVDLSNDSFWGVAPHAQRIAEPVLWDVTSVTNIGLLYGALMASRWNNKGFHLKQWPNAPQLIISIIAGLLMGYSSRLAYGCNVGAYLGGVASASLHGWVWFGFAFIGSIFGVKARQKAGIA, encoded by the coding sequence ATGTATCGCCTGACCCTGATCAGCCCAGCCATTCTGGGCTGGCTCGCTGTGACTTGGATTGCTGGCCTGCGGGCCGGCTTTCTGCTCATTCTAGGGCTGGGCTTTGGCGCGGCACTCAGCGCTTCACGCTTTGGTTTCACAACCGGCTGGCGCAATCTCATGGTCAACAAAGACCCCTGGGGCATGATTGGCCAGATGGTCATGATGGTGCTCTGTGCGCTTTTGGCCTTTCCGTTACTGAATAGCTACTCATCGGAAATTGTCGGCGCAGTGGCCCCCATTACCTGGAGTCTGCTGATCGGTGCCCTGCTCTTTGGATTTGCCATGCAGCTGGCCGATGGCTGCGGGTCTGGCACCTTGTATAAAGCAGGGGCATCTTCGCCAACGTCTTGGGTGGTGCTGCCCGCGTTCATCATTGGCAGTTTTGTCGGCGCATCCCACCAGGCCGGCTGGGCATCACTCGGCGGCCCACTGGAGTTCGCAGGATTACAAGAGGAAGCTGCTGCCGTCGACTTCATTGAACTCTATGGTGTTCAAAACGCTTTGATCATCACGCTTATCGGTTGCGCTCTTGTGACTGCAGTAAGCCTGATCTATGCCAACCGTGCCTCACGCAAACGTGGCAAATCTCTACCGGCAGTCCCACAACGTTGGTTGTGGGGCGCCTTGGTGATCGCCATTCTTTATGCGATGCATTTGATCGTGGCGGGTCAGCCCTGGGGCATTGTTTATGGCCTGGGCTTGTGGGGTGCAAAAGCAGTCAGTGCAGTGGGTGTAGATTTGTCTAATGACAGCTTCTGGGGCGTTGCCCCACATGCCCAGCGCATTGCTGAGCCGGTCTTGTGGGACGTGACATCGGTCACCAATATTGGCCTGCTGTATGGCGCACTGATGGCCAGCCGCTGGAACAACAAAGGTTTTCATTTAAAGCAGTGGCCCAATGCACCACAGCTCATCATTAGCATTATCGCGGGCCTGCTCATGGGCTATAGCTCGCGCCTGGCCTATGGCTGTAACGTAGGCGCCTATTTGGGCGGTGTGGCTTCCGCCAGTCTGCACGGCTGGGTATGGTTTGGCTTTGCCTTTATCGGATCCATCTTTGGCGTGAAAGCACGCCAGAAAGCGGGGATCGCATGA